The following are encoded in a window of Microcaecilia unicolor chromosome 14, aMicUni1.1, whole genome shotgun sequence genomic DNA:
- the LOC115458223 gene encoding olfactory receptor-like protein OLF3 yields the protein MGNQSSVREFLILGFSEFPDLQLHLFTVFSLLYMMAVLGNLLIICIVCVDRHLHIPMYFFLLNLSIIDICSLTSIIPKLLAILLTNNNHISFSGCFLQMYFYMVFIGAEFSLLTGMAYDRYVAICNPLRYTIIMHKRSCALLAAVSWLTGIIETLPHTIVLSQFSFCDCNIINHFFCEIAALKKLSCTNTSVILIMTFVGGIFSALTPFLLTLTSYVFIISTILKIRSREGKSKAFSTCSSHLTVIILAYGTVVGVYMKPGSWNSENPNKLPTAMYIITLPLLNPLIYSLRSKELKLALKKAVLRKQHFASNKTLWEVIFKLKCTEGVFY from the coding sequence ATGGGTAATCAAAGCAGTGTGAGAGAATTCCTGATACTTGGATTCTCGGAATTCCCAGATCTGCAGCTCCATCTCTTCACTGTCTTCTCACTCCTCTACATGATGGCTGTGCTGGGGAACCTCCTCATTATCTGCATAGTTTGTGTTGATCGACATCTCCACATCCCCATGTATTTCTTCCTGCTCAACCTGTCCATCATAGATATCTGCTCCTTGACCTCCATTATTCCAAAGCTGCTTGCAATATTATTAACAAATAATAATCACATCTCTTTCAGTGGATGCTTTTTGCAGATGTACTTTTACATGGTCTTTATTGGTGCAGAATTTTCGCTCCTTACTGGGATGGCATATGACCGTTATGTGGCAATTTGCAATCCCCTGCGTTATACTATCATCATGCATAAGAGGTCCTGTGCTCTTCTGGCAGCTGTATCATGGTTAACAGGTATAATAGAAACATTGCCACACACTATTGTTCTATCCCAGTTTTCATTCTGTGACTGTAATATAATAAATCACTTTTTTTGTGAAATCGCAGCCCTGAAGAAACTTTCCTGTACCAATACATCAGTTATTTTAATTATGACTTTTGTAGGGGGGATTTTTTCAGCATTGACCCCATTTCTTCTCACCCTGACATCCTACGTGTTTATCATCTCTACTATCCTGAAAATTCGTTCTAGAGAAGGGAAAAGCAaggccttctccacctgctcctcccatCTCACAGTCATCATTCTTGCCTATGGGACTGTGGTAGGAGTGTATATGAAGCCTGGGTCATGGAACTCTGAGAATCCAAACAAGCTGCCTACAGCAATGTATATAATCACTCTTCCACTCTTGAATCCTCTGATTTATAGCTTaagaagcaaagaattaaaaTTGGCTTTGAAAAAAGCTGTTTTAAGAAAACAACATTTTGCTTCCAATAAAACATTATGGGAAGTTATTTTTAAACTAAAGTGTActgagggtgtcttttactaa